In Amycolatopsis jiangsuensis, the following proteins share a genomic window:
- a CDS encoding isocitrate lyase/PEP mutase family protein, with amino-acid sequence MTRPAPGIRLRELLADGRLVVAPGVFDGISAHLVKRMGFACGYLTGGGVAASGFGVPDLGLVTATEMADRAALFAEVLGEVPLIADADTGYGGPINVARTIRAYERAGVAAIQLEDQAFPKRCGHLPDKELVSESEFVAKLGAALDVREDSLIIARTDARGVLGLEAAIDRVNTYAAAGADVVFVEAPQSNQEIAEIAKNVTAPLLINLVQGGRTPIRGAEYLQDLGYAIAIHPATPLLAVANTMVDAYAELGGTRPEVTASEVTGFFDLLGLEEWFAVGEKWGKS; translated from the coding sequence ATGACTCGTCCCGCTCCTGGAATCCGGCTTCGCGAGCTGCTGGCAGATGGGCGGCTGGTCGTCGCACCAGGTGTGTTCGATGGCATCTCGGCCCATCTGGTCAAGCGCATGGGGTTCGCCTGCGGTTACCTGACCGGCGGTGGCGTCGCCGCATCCGGCTTCGGCGTACCGGATCTGGGGCTGGTGACCGCGACGGAGATGGCAGACCGGGCGGCGCTGTTCGCCGAGGTGCTCGGCGAGGTTCCGCTGATCGCGGACGCGGACACCGGCTACGGCGGCCCGATCAACGTGGCGCGCACCATCCGGGCCTACGAGCGCGCGGGTGTGGCTGCGATCCAGCTCGAGGACCAGGCCTTCCCCAAACGATGTGGTCATCTTCCCGACAAGGAACTGGTTTCCGAGTCGGAATTCGTTGCCAAGCTTGGTGCCGCACTGGACGTGCGGGAGGATTCGCTGATCATCGCTCGTACCGACGCTCGCGGCGTGCTCGGGCTGGAGGCAGCGATCGACCGCGTGAACACCTATGCTGCGGCAGGCGCCGATGTCGTTTTCGTCGAGGCGCCGCAGTCGAATCAGGAAATCGCCGAAATCGCCAAGAACGTCACCGCACCATTGCTGATTAACCTGGTGCAGGGCGGCCGGACACCGATCCGCGGCGCCGAGTACCTGCAGGATCTCGGCTACGCCATCGCGATCCACCCGGCCACACCGCTGCTCGCCGTGGCCAACACGATGGTCGACGCCTACGCGGAGCTGGGTGGCACCCGTCCCGAGGTGACCGCCTCAGAGGTCACCGGCTTCTTCGATCTCCTCGGCCTCGAGGAGTGGTTCGCCGTCGGCGAGAAGTGGGGAAAGTCCTGA
- a CDS encoding 3-isopropylmalate dehydratase large subunit produces the protein MGMTMIDKILARASGLDEVQVGQTVAVDVDMAVLIDLQFTTNWVEPLKINDPDKVAVVLDHAVPAPSAEDAVCGQRARAFVGKFGVDRFYDIGRHGICHQVIAENGLALPGQVLACTDSHTCAAGAYNTAARGLGIAEVYSVMCTGKTWFTVAPTIRYELVGEKPEHVSGKDVFLHLAGTYGDATNHNLEYGGPGLGSLPMNDRRTIATQGAEISADFSTFGVDDRCRAALAAVTDRPLVPADPDPDATYTEVRTIDLSALVPYVARPGTVSHNSLPITEIENRRVDQCFIGSCANGQLDDLRIAAEILRGRRVADGVRLIVTPASQAVYRDAMRLGYLQEIADAGGVVTNSTCGACFGYHMGVVGPGEVCLTASTRNFKGRMGSTEAEIYMSSPATVAASAVTGVITDPRKVLA, from the coding sequence ATGGGCATGACGATGATCGACAAGATCCTGGCAAGAGCCTCCGGACTCGACGAAGTCCAGGTCGGACAGACCGTCGCCGTCGACGTCGACATGGCGGTGTTGATCGACCTGCAGTTCACCACGAACTGGGTCGAGCCGCTGAAGATCAACGACCCGGACAAGGTGGCGGTCGTTCTCGACCACGCGGTGCCGGCACCATCGGCGGAGGACGCGGTGTGCGGCCAACGGGCCCGCGCGTTCGTCGGAAAGTTCGGTGTGGATCGGTTTTACGACATCGGCAGGCACGGCATCTGTCATCAGGTGATCGCCGAGAACGGACTGGCGCTGCCCGGACAGGTCCTGGCGTGCACCGACTCGCACACCTGCGCCGCCGGCGCCTACAACACCGCGGCGCGCGGGCTCGGGATCGCCGAGGTCTACTCGGTGATGTGCACCGGCAAAACCTGGTTCACGGTGGCCCCCACGATCCGCTATGAGCTGGTGGGGGAGAAGCCCGAGCACGTCAGCGGCAAGGATGTCTTCCTGCACCTCGCAGGCACCTACGGAGACGCGACCAACCACAACCTGGAGTACGGCGGCCCCGGCCTCGGGTCCCTTCCGATGAACGATCGGCGCACCATCGCAACCCAGGGCGCGGAGATCTCGGCGGATTTCAGTACCTTCGGCGTCGACGACCGGTGCCGCGCGGCACTGGCTGCGGTCACAGATCGCCCTTTGGTGCCAGCGGATCCCGATCCCGACGCCACCTATACCGAGGTCCGAACGATCGACCTGTCGGCGCTGGTCCCGTACGTCGCGCGCCCAGGGACAGTCAGCCACAACAGCCTGCCGATCACCGAGATCGAGAACCGCCGGGTCGACCAGTGCTTCATCGGGTCCTGCGCGAACGGCCAGCTCGACGACTTGCGCATTGCCGCAGAGATACTCCGCGGGCGGCGGGTCGCCGACGGTGTGCGGCTCATCGTCACCCCGGCGTCGCAGGCGGTGTACCGGGACGCGATGCGCTTGGGCTATCTGCAGGAGATCGCCGACGCGGGCGGCGTGGTCACGAATTCCACGTGCGGTGCCTGCTTCGGTTACCACATGGGGGTCGTTGGACCGGGCGAGGTATGCCTAACCGCCTCGACCCGCAACTTCAAGGGCCGGATGGGTAGCACCGAGGCCGAGATCTATATGAGCTCCCCCGCGACGGTCGCGGCTTCCGCCGTGACCGGCGTGATCACCGACCCGCGAAAGGTACTCGCATGA
- a CDS encoding LeuD/DmdB family oxidoreductase small subunit: protein MSGIVEGRVWIVGDSVNTDAMYPAFALKMPYAEAAQHVFHQLRPGWTDEVRPGDIVVAGHNFGIGSSRPVSKLFTELGVAALIAEEFNSLFYRNCINYGLPALTVPGVATAFHDGEIARLDITEGVVENRTTGARFDVPALPAMLLDILDAGGLMPRLARDGYLPA from the coding sequence ATGAGCGGGATCGTTGAAGGGCGCGTGTGGATCGTCGGTGATTCGGTCAATACCGACGCCATGTACCCTGCGTTCGCGCTGAAGATGCCCTATGCCGAAGCCGCGCAGCACGTCTTCCACCAACTGCGTCCAGGGTGGACGGACGAGGTGCGGCCCGGCGACATTGTCGTGGCCGGGCACAATTTCGGCATCGGCTCTTCCCGGCCGGTGTCCAAGCTGTTCACCGAACTCGGGGTCGCCGCACTGATCGCCGAAGAGTTCAACTCGCTGTTCTACCGCAACTGCATCAACTACGGCCTTCCCGCTCTGACCGTGCCGGGTGTGGCCACCGCTTTCCACGACGGCGAGATCGCCCGGCTCGACATCACCGAGGGCGTGGTCGAGAACCGCACCACCGGTGCCCGGTTCGACGTGCCCGCGCTGCCCGCAATGCTGCTCGACATCCTCGACGCGGGGGGACTGATGCCTCGCCTTGCCCGCGACGGCTACCTGCCGGCGTGA
- a CDS encoding FAD-dependent monooxygenase, with protein sequence MPTEETKRALVVGLGVTGISTAVGLRSAGWTPVIVERAPRRRTGGHMIGMYDSGRSAAKRLGILAHLRDRASVLPHLDIDRGRRRKVGMSFQDLPGTPWMMLRGDVERAAYATLPEDVEIRYSTTPTVVEQDDDGVDVTLLNTADGTSKTERFALVVGADGVRSTVRSLVFGPHEDHVERLNYMVVGYTYPGAPRGLAMGQGCSLLEPDRSMWVFAYRDADPTVLFQYRTDDVEAEFTQSPVERVKAVYGTEPLGETLGDAVATMADADEVLFDSCDQVKMKSWRKGRVVLIGDSAWCLTLFAGMGVSAGLAGADLLRAALSRHTENLNAGLAEWERTLKPYVREFQRLAHVQRVTWVPDNKKQIRIRRVLVRVRRFRLGARLLDRFTPFEVTRAWKEADIVLGPAETDPSRGPARAA encoded by the coding sequence ATGCCAACGGAGGAGACGAAACGCGCCCTCGTCGTGGGACTGGGAGTGACCGGCATCTCGACCGCGGTCGGACTGCGTTCGGCGGGCTGGACCCCGGTGATCGTGGAGCGCGCCCCGCGGCGGCGGACCGGCGGTCACATGATCGGGATGTACGACTCCGGCCGGTCGGCCGCGAAGCGGCTAGGGATACTGGCTCATCTACGCGACCGCGCCTCGGTCCTGCCGCACCTCGACATCGACCGCGGTCGCCGCAGGAAGGTGGGGATGTCCTTTCAGGACCTGCCGGGCACGCCGTGGATGATGCTGCGCGGGGACGTGGAACGGGCTGCGTACGCGACACTGCCCGAGGATGTGGAGATCCGGTACTCCACCACGCCCACCGTTGTCGAACAGGACGACGACGGTGTCGATGTGACCCTGTTGAACACCGCGGACGGCACCTCGAAAACCGAGCGCTTCGCACTGGTGGTCGGCGCGGACGGGGTGCGCTCCACGGTGCGGTCACTGGTCTTCGGACCACACGAGGACCACGTCGAGCGGCTGAACTACATGGTCGTCGGCTATACCTACCCGGGCGCGCCGCGCGGACTGGCCATGGGGCAGGGCTGCAGCCTCCTCGAGCCGGATCGCTCGATGTGGGTGTTCGCCTACCGCGACGCCGACCCGACGGTGCTGTTTCAGTACCGCACCGACGACGTCGAGGCCGAGTTCACGCAGAGCCCGGTCGAGCGCGTCAAGGCCGTGTACGGTACCGAGCCGCTGGGCGAGACGCTCGGTGATGCGGTGGCGACCATGGCGGACGCGGATGAGGTGCTGTTCGATTCCTGCGATCAGGTCAAGATGAAGTCCTGGCGCAAGGGGCGGGTCGTCCTCATCGGTGACTCGGCCTGGTGCCTGACCCTGTTCGCCGGGATGGGCGTGTCCGCAGGACTGGCCGGGGCCGACCTGCTCCGCGCCGCACTCAGCAGGCACACCGAGAACCTCAACGCCGGATTGGCCGAGTGGGAACGGACGCTGAAGCCCTACGTCCGGGAGTTCCAGCGGCTCGCCCACGTCCAGCGTGTCACCTGGGTGCCCGACAACAAGAAGCAGATCCGGATCCGCCGGGTGCTCGTCCGGGTGCGCCGATTCCGGCTCGGCGCCCGTCTGCTGGACCGCTTCACGCCATTCGAGGTCACCCGGGCCTGGAAAGAGGCCGACATCGTGCTCGGCCCTGCCGAAACCGACCCCAGCCGGGGCCCGGCCCGGGCGGCCTGA
- a CDS encoding FMN-dependent NADH-azoreductase has protein sequence MVTLLRLDTSIRTKGSVSREIADTLERAYLAQRSDGGIVRRDLGTNPIQADVWAPAAMARYTPEQEWTGATLPALAVARELADELIAADVVVIATPLYNYGVSQHLKAWVDMIIADDRFAPRTLPLPGKPVALVVARGGGYRAGAPKEGWDHATSWIVRILSEVWGADVTLIDTELTLADKAPDLLRFQDLAAELRASAHELAEKAGKDFGRIAT, from the coding sequence ATGGTGACTCTGCTCCGACTCGACACGAGCATTCGCACGAAGGGTTCGGTGAGCCGCGAAATCGCCGACACCCTCGAACGCGCGTATCTCGCCCAGCGGTCCGACGGCGGAATCGTCCGCCGCGACCTGGGGACGAACCCGATTCAGGCGGATGTCTGGGCGCCTGCGGCGATGGCGCGCTACACCCCCGAGCAGGAGTGGACCGGGGCCACCCTCCCCGCGCTCGCCGTGGCACGGGAACTGGCGGACGAGCTGATCGCTGCGGACGTGGTCGTGATCGCCACCCCGCTCTACAACTACGGGGTGTCCCAGCACCTCAAGGCGTGGGTGGACATGATCATCGCCGACGACCGCTTCGCACCGCGGACACTCCCGCTGCCCGGCAAACCGGTCGCACTGGTCGTCGCGCGCGGCGGTGGTTACCGCGCTGGCGCGCCGAAGGAGGGCTGGGATCACGCCACGAGCTGGATCGTCCGGATCCTGTCCGAGGTGTGGGGTGCGGACGTCACGCTGATCGACACGGAGCTGACGCTGGCCGACAAGGCGCCCGATTTGCTTCGGTTCCAAGATCTTGCCGCGGAGCTGCGGGCCAGCGCGCACGAGCTGGCCGAGAAGGCCGGCAAGGACTTCGGCCGGATCGCGACATGA
- a CDS encoding class I adenylate-forming enzyme family protein, which translates to MTEAPWLRNYPGGLPSHITPEYGSVLDAFDAHIAENPDRDAIAYFDGAITYRELDDRACALAAALSTRGFGPGDRLALYLQNDPAFVVGLLAAWRARAVAVPVNPMNKAREVTYLLQDSGAAAVLTLDGLYHSVLREVVGSGSTAVRQVFVASALDDQTRNDRRVLPATAAAITGPDVVLLSTVYARFAGQACASAPTDPASPAVLTYTSGTTGVPKGAINTHRGLAFAGQIYREWMGLGSDDVILGIAPLFHITGLVGHVCAALVSGCRLVLVHRFEGSVVLDAIREHRPTFTVGAITAFTNLAGAEGATKEDFASLRAVYSGGAPIAPELRERIRDRIGIVIHNIYGMTETTSPAHAVPLGVATPVDPGTGALSIGLPVFNTRARILDDDGTVLPPGKLGELAISGPQVVPGYWNKPVDTADRITGGEIRTGDVGLMDAEGWFYLVDRKSDVIIASGYKVWPREVEDVLLGHPAVREAAVVGVPDEYRGQTVRAVVSLRAGAAVTDGELIAFCRDRLAAYKCPRAVEFVGELPKNAAGKVLRRGLR; encoded by the coding sequence ATGACCGAGGCACCCTGGCTCCGGAACTATCCCGGCGGTCTCCCGTCGCACATCACGCCCGAGTACGGATCGGTACTGGACGCGTTCGACGCGCACATCGCCGAGAATCCCGATCGCGACGCGATCGCGTACTTCGACGGCGCGATCACCTATCGCGAACTCGACGACCGGGCATGCGCCCTCGCCGCTGCCCTGTCCACGCGGGGCTTCGGGCCAGGGGACCGGCTTGCCCTGTACTTGCAGAACGATCCCGCGTTCGTCGTCGGTTTGCTGGCGGCCTGGAGAGCCCGCGCGGTGGCGGTGCCGGTCAATCCGATGAACAAGGCGCGGGAGGTCACGTACCTGCTGCAGGACTCGGGTGCGGCGGCCGTCCTCACCCTGGACGGCCTGTACCACTCGGTTCTCCGCGAAGTGGTCGGTAGTGGCAGCACCGCGGTACGGCAGGTGTTCGTCGCCTCCGCGCTGGATGACCAGACGAGGAACGATCGGCGGGTGCTGCCTGCCACCGCCGCCGCGATCACTGGTCCGGATGTCGTGCTGCTGAGCACCGTGTACGCCCGGTTCGCGGGCCAGGCTTGCGCTTCGGCTCCCACGGATCCCGCCTCGCCTGCCGTCCTCACCTATACCTCCGGGACCACCGGCGTGCCGAAGGGCGCGATCAACACCCACCGTGGTCTGGCCTTCGCCGGCCAGATCTACCGCGAGTGGATGGGCCTCGGCAGCGACGACGTCATCCTGGGGATCGCCCCGCTGTTCCACATCACCGGTCTGGTCGGGCACGTGTGTGCCGCGTTGGTCAGCGGCTGCCGGCTCGTCCTGGTGCACCGTTTCGAGGGCAGCGTGGTGCTCGATGCCATCCGGGAACACCGCCCGACGTTCACCGTCGGCGCCATCACCGCGTTCACCAATCTGGCCGGCGCCGAGGGGGCGACCAAGGAGGACTTCGCGTCTCTGCGGGCGGTCTACTCAGGTGGTGCGCCCATCGCGCCGGAACTCCGCGAACGGATCCGGGACCGGATAGGGATCGTCATCCACAACATCTACGGGATGACCGAGACGACGTCGCCGGCGCACGCCGTGCCGCTCGGGGTGGCCACCCCGGTCGATCCCGGGACCGGCGCGTTGTCGATCGGCTTGCCGGTCTTCAACACGCGGGCCCGGATTCTCGACGACGACGGAACGGTCCTGCCGCCCGGCAAGCTCGGCGAGCTGGCGATATCCGGGCCCCAGGTGGTGCCCGGCTACTGGAACAAGCCGGTGGACACTGCGGACCGGATCACCGGCGGCGAGATCCGCACCGGGGACGTCGGGCTGATGGATGCCGAGGGTTGGTTCTACCTGGTCGACCGGAAATCGGACGTGATCATCGCCTCGGGGTACAAGGTGTGGCCCCGCGAGGTCGAGGACGTCCTGCTCGGGCATCCCGCGGTGCGGGAGGCCGCGGTGGTCGGCGTCCCGGATGAGTACCGTGGGCAGACGGTGCGAGCCGTCGTGTCGCTGCGGGCGGGCGCCGCCGTGACCGACGGCGAGCTGATCGCGTTCTGCCGGGACCGGCTGGCCGCCTACAAGTGTCCCCGTGCCGTCGAGTTCGTCGGTGAGCTGCCGAAGAACGCCGCTGGGAAAGTTCTCCGGCGAGGGCTCCGGTGA
- a CDS encoding aldehyde dehydrogenase family protein — translation MAAHLLGTRPAFLDGRPKQLLIDGEWVDAAAGETIDSIDPSTGETLGSVARGTAVDVDRAVRAARRAFEAGPWRRFTTGERSLVLNRLADLIEDNGAEFMHIDAMDMGTPVKFQQFLLGVTLNNLRYAAAKALDLNGATIPNSIPGGQVFTYTLREPVGVVGGIIPWNGPLFQASWKLGAALATGCTLVLKPAEQASFAPLLLGRLSLEAGIPPGVVNVVTGDGEAGAALAEHHDVDKIAFTGSTETGRQVIRASAGNVKKLTLELGGKSPDIVFADADLDEAVPGAAMATFVASGQSCMAGTRLYVERTIFEEFTERVAAFANSLKVGNSLDPDTDLGPLVSAQQLERVTGYLQAGQAAGARALSGGGRLTTDGNASGFFISPTTFVDVDDAMPIAREEIFGPVISAMPFADVDEVVGRANATSYGLASGLWTTNVNTVQRVTKGLQAGTVFVNNYGLADPAVPFGGYKTSGYGRENGHEQYDAYLNTKSIFLKTT, via the coding sequence ATGGCAGCGCATCTTCTCGGTACCCGGCCCGCTTTCCTCGACGGGCGCCCGAAACAACTGCTTATCGACGGCGAATGGGTCGACGCGGCGGCGGGTGAGACCATCGATTCGATCGATCCGTCCACCGGCGAGACGCTCGGAAGTGTCGCCCGTGGCACTGCCGTGGACGTCGACCGTGCCGTGCGGGCGGCTCGCCGAGCCTTCGAAGCGGGGCCGTGGCGCCGGTTCACCACGGGGGAGCGCTCCCTCGTGCTCAACCGGCTCGCGGACCTCATCGAGGACAACGGTGCGGAGTTCATGCACATCGACGCGATGGACATGGGTACGCCGGTGAAGTTCCAGCAATTCCTGCTGGGCGTCACTCTCAACAACCTGCGTTACGCCGCCGCCAAGGCGCTGGACCTCAACGGCGCTACCATCCCCAACTCGATCCCCGGCGGCCAGGTATTCACCTACACCTTGCGCGAGCCGGTCGGCGTAGTCGGCGGGATCATCCCGTGGAACGGCCCGCTTTTCCAGGCGAGCTGGAAGCTCGGCGCCGCGCTCGCGACCGGCTGCACTCTGGTCCTCAAACCCGCCGAACAGGCTTCGTTCGCACCGCTGCTGCTCGGCCGCCTCAGCCTCGAGGCCGGGATTCCGCCGGGCGTGGTGAACGTCGTGACCGGGGACGGGGAGGCCGGTGCGGCTTTGGCCGAACACCACGACGTGGACAAAATCGCGTTCACCGGCTCCACCGAGACGGGGCGGCAGGTTATCCGCGCCTCGGCGGGCAACGTCAAGAAGCTCACCCTGGAGCTCGGAGGAAAGTCCCCGGACATCGTGTTCGCCGACGCCGACCTGGACGAGGCGGTCCCGGGTGCCGCGATGGCGACGTTCGTCGCCTCCGGTCAATCATGCATGGCAGGTACTCGGCTCTACGTCGAGCGCACGATTTTCGAGGAGTTCACCGAGCGGGTCGCGGCGTTCGCGAACTCGCTCAAGGTCGGCAACAGCCTCGATCCGGACACCGATCTCGGACCGCTGGTCTCCGCACAACAGCTCGAGCGCGTCACCGGCTACCTGCAGGCGGGACAGGCGGCCGGCGCCCGCGCGCTTTCCGGTGGTGGCCGGCTCACCACCGACGGCAATGCCTCGGGCTTCTTCATCTCGCCGACCACGTTCGTCGATGTCGACGATGCCATGCCGATCGCGCGGGAGGAGATCTTCGGCCCGGTGATCTCGGCGATGCCCTTTGCCGACGTCGACGAGGTGGTCGGCCGGGCCAACGCCACCAGCTATGGCCTGGCGAGCGGATTGTGGACGACCAACGTGAATACCGTGCAGCGGGTCACGAAGGGACTACAAGCGGGCACTGTCTTTGTCAACAACTACGGCTTGGCGGACCCCGCGGTGCCCTTCGGCGGGTACAAGACCTCTGGCTACGGCAGGGAAAACGGCCACGAGCAGTACGACGCCTACCTCAACACCAAATCGATCTTCCTCAAGACCACATGA